From Pseudomonas sp. CCI4.2, one genomic window encodes:
- the cbiE gene encoding precorrin-6y C5,15-methyltransferase (decarboxylating) subunit CbiE has protein sequence MAPWLTVVGIGEEGFKGLGKTARHALLGAAHVFGSQRQLDLLPACIRAKRSLWPSPFSLIAALEQRGTPICVLASGDPMLFGVGASLARQVDAEEMRVLPSPSSYSLAAARLGWALQEVVTLSVVARPLAALNAQFHNGVRLLVLSNDGSSPAAIAELMHARGYGPSRITVLEHLGAETERRIEGIASQWIDLPIAALNVVAIECRADVGTPRLSMLAGLPDSAFKHDGQLTKRDVRAITLARLAPTPGELLWDVGAGCGSIGIEWMRAHPSCRALAIEADEGRQLLIEHNRDALGVPGLQLIRGRAPKVLFDLETPDAIFIGGGVTRPGVLDVCWQKLRSGGRLVANAVTLQSEATLVVWREQFGGELTRLHVAQAKPLGEFDTWRQALPITLLEAIKP, from the coding sequence ATGGCACCGTGGCTGACAGTCGTGGGAATCGGTGAAGAGGGCTTCAAAGGCCTGGGCAAGACGGCTCGCCACGCGCTGCTGGGCGCTGCTCACGTGTTTGGAAGCCAGCGTCAGCTGGATTTATTGCCTGCTTGTATTCGCGCTAAACGCAGCCTCTGGCCCAGTCCGTTCTCCCTGATCGCCGCCCTCGAACAACGCGGGACGCCGATTTGCGTCTTGGCGAGCGGCGATCCAATGCTGTTTGGGGTCGGCGCCAGCCTTGCACGGCAGGTCGATGCCGAGGAAATGCGCGTGCTGCCCTCGCCGTCGTCCTATTCCTTGGCTGCCGCCCGCCTCGGTTGGGCGCTGCAAGAAGTGGTCACGTTGTCGGTAGTCGCCCGGCCATTGGCAGCGTTGAATGCTCAATTCCATAACGGCGTGCGCTTGCTGGTATTAAGCAACGACGGCAGTAGCCCCGCCGCAATTGCCGAGCTCATGCATGCCCGAGGCTATGGCCCAAGCCGCATTACAGTATTGGAGCATTTAGGCGCAGAGACTGAACGCCGCATCGAAGGGATCGCCAGCCAATGGATCGACCTGCCCATTGCCGCGCTGAATGTGGTTGCCATCGAATGCCGCGCCGACGTGGGCACACCGCGTTTGTCGATGCTGGCAGGCCTACCCGACAGCGCGTTCAAACACGACGGCCAGCTGACCAAGCGCGATGTTCGCGCCATCACCCTGGCCCGCCTCGCGCCAACGCCGGGTGAGTTGCTTTGGGACGTCGGCGCGGGCTGCGGCTCCATCGGCATTGAATGGATGCGCGCGCACCCAAGCTGCCGCGCGCTGGCCATCGAAGCCGATGAAGGCCGTCAGCTATTGATCGAGCACAACCGCGATGCGCTAGGCGTGCCGGGCTTGCAACTGATTCGCGGCCGAGCACCCAAGGTGTTGTTTGATCTGGAAACCCCAGATGCGATTTTCATCGGCGGCGGCGTCACTCGTCCCGGCGTACTCGACGTGTGCTGGCAAAAGCTGCGCTCAGGCGGGCGTCTGGTCGCGAACGCGGTCACCCTGCAAAGCGAAGCCACGCTGGTGGTCTGGCGCGAGCAGTTCGGCGGCGAACTGACCCGCCTGCATGTGGCCCAGGCCAAGCCCCTGGGTGAATTCGACACCTGGCGCCAAGCCTTGCCCATCACCCTGCTCGAAGCGATCAAACCCTGA